A window of the Clostridia bacterium genome harbors these coding sequences:
- a CDS encoding dockerin type I repeat-containing protein: LKNANAVKANPYSAQSAIDAAAQAVAEAAEGLVEGGDEPEPMKGDFDFDGEITVSDALAALRIAAKLAEETPLSIRIGDTDGDGEITVADALAILRVAAKLADSL, translated from the coding sequence GCTGAAAAACGCAAACGCGGTCAAAGCGAACCCGTACTCCGCGCAGAGCGCGATCGACGCCGCCGCGCAGGCGGTCGCGGAAGCCGCGGAAGGCCTCGTTGAAGGCGGAGACGAGCCCGAGCCGATGAAGGGCGACTTCGACTTTGACGGCGAGATCACCGTTTCCGACGCGCTCGCCGCGCTGCGTATAGCCGCGAAGCTCGCGGAAGAAACGCCGTTATCCATCAGGATCGGCGACACCGACGGCGACGGTGAAATCACGGTCGCCGACGCGCTGGCGATACTCCGCGTCGCCGCGAAGCTGGCTGATTCCCTTTAA